A genomic window from Silene latifolia isolate original U9 population chromosome Y, ASM4854445v1, whole genome shotgun sequence includes:
- the LOC141629188 gene encoding PKS-NRPS hybrid synthetase cheA-like — protein sequence MSNNEQSTSNANNESEDSFEEFGGNDVNYNHLFKTVTCFASRDEAFEWAQKIAFDNGFALVKASNGAKNRKQPELLGSYFRCSRYGRTRKKIDPDIPEKPKKKGTPKCECLFRVRAVQNRANDINGKELIVWNILTSEKGGYHNHKVTKYKDGHRHFAGLNAEEKDAANKFRREVRGTRNTARQILVVAVAANYVEWHKTDSETKELSHVFMAHPEAVKLFRAYPHVVLIDSTYKTNVYKIALIEVVGVTPCGSSFLIVAVLLPSESENDYGWLLLRLGEQLSCTSSSISAFVTDREMGLISALESLHPSTPHLLCRWHINRAMEKQALSKKNLMWYKGIIMHSPESDWYRVINASIIDEFRSAWECFSEKWEELALYVISTWGKYRKKFVNCFTNQYFHLGNTATSRVESSHSLLKAWLKSNNLNLDTMWFRIHSMLEAQHSKIRYELEVSRSRPRNGDRVFSLLQGNVFINAIEIMEEEIKRGIELGNVFEEHCECVLRVTHGLPCACALIHLQKTGKRVHLEDVHAFWRTLEYDNVGVTPKTDDNELEKLFAEARACDPAKKREIIEKLRDGLHPEDEEVLPPPVRENPKGRPRGSTTRNKSEFEHAKKKAAKVSTPATTFVQHTVGDFDQGPVGAPLVSGYTKGFLSTWTKKYAVPEEVRDFFDGWVDVGNDGHCGYRMVSHAARGPESDHLVFREWGIREIKAYEVYGDFFNDSSALPTGITRFQETLRRMEFTGSGGCGPNHWMYGEYLFVFASLFNWTICVIAQDEVGEFRNWSCSTYLPLRPTAQVSRPYGVLWIVNYHLH from the exons atgtcaaacaacgagcaatCCACATCAAATGCTAACAACGAATCTGAG GATTCATTTGAGGAATTTGGGGGAAACGATGTTAATTACAACCACCTATTTAAGACGGTTACATGTTTTGCGAGTCGGGATGAGGCATTTGAGTGGGCTCAAAAAATAGCTTTTGATAACGGGTTTGCCTTAGTAAAAGCATCAAATGGGGCCAAAAATCGTAAACAACCCGAGTTGCTAGGCTCTTACTTTCGTTGTTCAAGGTACGGCCGAACTAGAAAGAAGATCGATCCTGATATTCCCGAGAAGCCTAAGAAGAAAGGGACACCTAAGTGTGAGTGTTTGTTTCGGGTTCGAGCCGTTCAGAACCGGGCTAATGATATAAATGGGAAGGAGTTGATTGTTTGGAACATTTTGACCTCGGAGAAAGGTGGATATCACAACCACAAAGTAACAAAGTACAAAGACGGTCATAGGCATTTTGCTGGTTTGAATGCCGAAGAGAAAGA TGCGGCTAACAAGTTTCGGCGTGAAGTTAGAGGAACACGGAATACCGCTCGACAAATATTGGTTGTAGCCGTTGCTGCTAATTATGTAGAATGGCACAAAACAGATTCCGAGACAAAGGAGCTTAGTCATGTTTTTATGGCTCATCCGGAAGCGGTTAAACTGTTCCGTGCTTATCCACATGTGGTTCTTATTGACTCGACATACAAGACAAATGTTTACAAAATTGCTCTTATTGAGGTTGTTGGTGTAACACCGTGTGGTTCTTCCTTCTTAATTGTTGCGGTGCTCCTTCCGTCAGAGTCGGAAAACGAttatgggtggttgttgttgagatTAGGGGAGCAACTAAGTTGTACGAGTTCATCTATTTCTGCCTTTGTCACTGATCGGGAGATGGGTTTGATCTCCGCTCTTGAGTCCCTTCATCCGAGCACTCCTCACCTTTTGTGTCGTTGGCACATTAACCGTGCTATGGAGAAACAAGCACTCTCAAAGAAGAATTTGATGTGGTACAAAGGTATCATAATGCACAGTCCAGAAAGCGATTGGTACCGCGTGATCAATGCATCCATCATTGATGAGTTTAGGAGCGCTTGGGAATGTTTTAGTGAAAAGTGGGAAGAGTTGGCGCTTTATGTGATCAGTACATGGGGTAAATACAGGAAGAAGTTCGTGAACTGCTTTACAAACCAATACTTTCATCTCGGAAACACGGCCACTTCCCGAGTAGAGTCCTCCCATTCACTTTTAAAAGCTTGGTTGAAGAGTAATAACCTAAACCTTGACACTATGTGGTTCCGTATTCATTCCATGCTTGAAGCGCAACACTCAAAGATTAGATATGAGCTAGAGGTTTCGAGGAGTAGGCCGCGAAATGGAGATCGTGTATTTTCATTGTTGCAAGGAAATGTGTTTATCAATGCCATTGAGATAATGGAAGAAGAGATTAAGAGAGGGATAGAGCTCGGGAATGTGTTCGAAGAGCATTGTGAATGTGTGCTAAGGGTTACTCATGGATTACCTTGTGCTTGTGCATTGATCCATTTGCAAAAAACGGGTAAGAGGGTTCATCTTGAAGATGTTCACGCTTTTTGGAGGACCTTGGAGTACGACAATGTTGGTGTAACACCCAAGACCGATGATAATGAGTTGGAGAAGCTGTTTGCAGAAGCTAGAGCTTGTGACCCGGCTAAGAAACGGGAAATCATTGAGAAATTGCGAGATGGTCTTCACCCGGAAGACGAGGAAGTTCTACCACCTCCTGTTAGGGAAAACCCCAAAGGGAGACCGAGGGGTTCTACTACCCGGAACAAGTCGGAATTTGAGCATGCAAAGAAGAAGGCTGCGAAAGTTTCTACTCCTGCGACGACATTTGTTCAACATACGGTGGGTGATTTTGATCAAGGACCGGTTGGTGCACCGTTGGTGTCCGGCTACACTAAGGGATTTTTGTCAACTTGGACTAAAAAGTATGCGGTCCCTGAAGAAGTACGGGATTTCTTTGATGGTTGGGTAGATGTCGGTAATGATGGTCATTGTGGTTATCGGATGGTCTCGCATGCTGCGCGGGGTCCGGAAAGTGACCATTTAGTCTTTAGAGAGTGGGGTATTCGAGAGATTAAGGCATACGAGGTCTACGGGGATTTTTTTAATGATAGTTCTGCGTTGCCTACGGGTATTACCAGATTCCAGGAGACATTGAGACGGATGGAGTTTACTGGCAGTGGAGGATGTGGGCCTAACCATTGGATGTACGGGGAATATTTGTTTGTCTTTGCATCGTTGTTTAACTGGACTATTTGTGTCATCGCCCAGGATGAAGTTGGAGAATTTCGTAATTGGAGTTGTAGCACCTACTTACCCCTAAGGCCCACAGCCCAAGTGTCGAGGCCATATGGTGTTTTGTGGATCGTTAATTACCATCTCCATTAG